A part of Streptomyces sp. NBC_01235 genomic DNA contains:
- a CDS encoding CsbD family protein, which yields MAKDQKGKAKKEQVKGKAKEVVGRATGDMRMEAKGRAGQSKGDARQAKEKAKDVFKH from the coding sequence GTGGCGAAGGACCAGAAGGGCAAGGCCAAGAAGGAACAGGTCAAGGGCAAGGCCAAGGAGGTCGTCGGCCGCGCGACGGGCGACATGAGGATGGAGGCCAAGGGCCGCGCCGGCCAGTCGAAGGGCGACGCCCGCCAGGCGAAGGAGAAGGCCAAGGACGTCTTCAAGCACTGA
- a CDS encoding acyl-CoA desaturase, whose product MTTGSNVIEDPSKAPDGSPAPLATLGGEQKRSIEQITLLIFIIVPFLAVLAAVPLAWNWGGVSWLDLGLLVFMYFLGCHGITIGFHRYFTHGSFKARRPLRIALAIMGSMAVEGPLVRWVADHRKHHKFSDAEGDPHSPWRFGETVPALMKGLWWAHIAWMFDEEQTPQDKYAPDLIKDPAIRAISRQFVFWTVLSLALPPLVGGLVTMSWWGAFTAFFWGSLVRVALLHHVTWSINSICHAVGKRPFKSRDRSGNVWWLAVLSCGESWHNLHHAEPTSARHGVMRGQLDSSARFIRWFEMLGWAYDVRWPSRSRIDSRRNTGEDGSRRGKATVEAA is encoded by the coding sequence ATGACCACAGGCTCCAACGTGATCGAAGACCCTTCCAAGGCACCCGACGGCAGCCCTGCGCCTTTGGCCACCCTGGGTGGCGAGCAGAAGCGTTCGATCGAGCAGATCACGCTGCTGATCTTCATCATCGTCCCGTTCCTGGCGGTGCTGGCGGCGGTGCCGCTGGCGTGGAACTGGGGGGGTGTGAGCTGGCTGGACCTCGGTCTGCTGGTCTTCATGTACTTCCTCGGGTGCCACGGCATCACGATCGGTTTCCACCGGTACTTCACGCATGGTTCGTTCAAGGCGAGGCGGCCGCTGCGGATCGCGTTGGCGATCATGGGGTCGATGGCGGTGGAGGGTCCGCTGGTGCGCTGGGTGGCGGATCACCGTAAGCACCACAAGTTCTCCGACGCGGAGGGTGACCCGCATTCGCCGTGGCGGTTCGGGGAGACGGTTCCGGCCCTGATGAAGGGTCTGTGGTGGGCGCACATCGCCTGGATGTTCGACGAGGAGCAGACGCCGCAGGACAAGTACGCGCCGGATCTGATCAAGGACCCGGCGATCCGTGCGATCTCGCGGCAGTTCGTGTTCTGGACGGTGTTGTCGCTGGCGCTGCCGCCGCTGGTGGGCGGGCTGGTGACGATGTCCTGGTGGGGCGCGTTCACGGCGTTCTTCTGGGGTTCGCTGGTGCGGGTGGCGCTGCTGCACCACGTCACGTGGTCGATCAACTCGATCTGTCACGCGGTGGGCAAGCGTCCGTTCAAGTCGCGGGACCGGTCGGGCAACGTGTGGTGGCTGGCGGTGCTGTCGTGCGGGGAGTCCTGGCACAACCTGCACCATGCCGAACCGACGTCGGCGCGGCACGGGGTGATGCGGGGGCAGCTGGACTCCTCCGCTCGCTTCATCCGGTGGTTCGAGATGCTCGGGTGGGCGTATGACGTGCGCTGGCCGTCACGCTCGCGTATCGATTCGCGTCGCAACACGGGTGAGGACGGCTCCCGGCGGGGGAAGGCGACCGTCGAGGCGGCATGA
- a CDS encoding GNAT family N-acetyltransferase — MFRLETEVDRTRRDLLRSRLLATNTEASPALRALRGTPAERESPLHIWATGPGGDLAGGLVGHTWTTWLHVTYLWVDAPHRGTGLGSRLLAEAERVASAERGCDRVRLETWDFQAPEFYRRQGYEVVCVIEDYPPGITEFTLTKRLR; from the coding sequence ATGTTTCGTCTTGAGACAGAAGTCGACAGGACCCGACGCGATCTTCTCCGTTCCCGGCTCCTCGCCACCAACACCGAGGCCTCGCCGGCCCTGCGCGCCCTGCGCGGCACTCCCGCCGAGCGCGAGTCCCCGCTGCACATCTGGGCCACCGGCCCCGGGGGCGATCTCGCCGGCGGTCTGGTCGGCCACACCTGGACGACGTGGCTGCACGTCACCTACCTCTGGGTCGACGCCCCGCACCGCGGTACGGGCCTGGGCAGCCGTCTCCTCGCGGAGGCGGAACGCGTCGCCTCCGCGGAACGGGGCTGCGACCGCGTACGCCTGGAGACCTGGGACTTCCAGGCCCCGGAGTTCTACAGGCGGCAGGGCTACGAGGTGGTGTGCGTGATCGAGGACTACCCGCCGGGCATCACGGAGTTCACGCTGACGAAGCGACTGCGGTAG
- a CDS encoding trans-aconitate 2-methyltransferase, giving the protein MTTTNPSWDPAQYLRHAGHRARPFGDLLARIPDLPGDPPRIGDLGCGPGNVTAVLADRWPTARVTGYDNSPQMLADAAAHAGARLDFAHADLASWAPTETYDLLVSNAALHWVPGHLDAFATWLDGLAPGGTFAFQVPHNIDAPLHALMRELGDTPRWKDRLADVLRHEDSVHAPGVYLDRLARLGCETDVWTTTYFHVLEGDDPVLDWVKGTGLRPALDALADDPEARDAFVTEYRDLLREAYPSAEYGTVLPFRRLFAVATKGA; this is encoded by the coding sequence ATGACGACGACCAACCCCTCCTGGGACCCCGCCCAGTACCTGCGTCACGCCGGCCACCGCGCCCGCCCCTTCGGCGACCTCCTCGCCCGCATCCCCGACCTGCCCGGCGACCCGCCCCGCATCGGAGACCTCGGCTGCGGACCCGGCAACGTCACCGCCGTCCTCGCCGACCGCTGGCCCACCGCCCGCGTCACCGGCTACGACAACTCGCCCCAGATGCTCGCCGACGCGGCGGCGCACGCCGGCGCACGCCTCGACTTCGCGCACGCCGACCTCGCCTCATGGGCGCCGACGGAGACGTACGACCTGCTCGTGTCGAACGCCGCCCTGCACTGGGTGCCCGGTCACCTCGACGCCTTCGCCACCTGGCTGGACGGCCTCGCCCCCGGCGGCACCTTCGCCTTCCAGGTCCCCCACAACATCGACGCGCCCCTGCACGCCCTCATGCGCGAACTCGGCGACACACCCCGCTGGAAGGACCGCCTCGCCGACGTGCTCCGCCACGAGGACTCGGTCCACGCCCCCGGCGTCTACCTCGACCGGCTAGCCCGCCTCGGCTGCGAGACCGACGTCTGGACGACCACGTACTTCCACGTCCTCGAGGGCGACGACCCCGTCCTCGACTGGGTCAAGGGCACCGGCCTGCGCCCCGCCCTCGACGCCCTCGCCGACGACCCCGAGGCCCGGGACGCCTTCGTCACCGAGTACCGCGACCTGCTCCGCGAGGCCTACCCGAGCGCCGAGTACGGCACGGTCCTGCCGTTCCGCCGGCTGTTCGCGGTGGCCACGAAGGGAGCATGA
- a CDS encoding sodium:solute symporter family protein, with protein MRTPTHLAAELAAELRLPTNWLDYTILGIYFAVVLGIGFAARRSVKTSLDFFLSGRSLPAWITGLAFISANLAATEILGMAANSAQYGAYTVHWYWIGAIPAMVFLGLVMMPFYYGSKVRSVPEFLLLRFDKWAHLLSSALFAFAAILIAGVNLYALAIVVEALLGWPQWVAIVVAGFFVLAYITLGGLSSAIYNEVLQFFVILAALIPLSVLGLKKVGGWGGLTDKLTASHGDNFVTAWGGTGIGSANPLGANWLTIVLGLGFVLSFGYWTTNFAEVQRALSAKNLSAAQRTPLIAAYPKIFIVFLVMIPGLVAAVLVPKIGTADSDLQYNDAIPYLMQELLPNGVLGIAVTGLLAAFMAGMAANVSSFNTVFTNDIWARYVVRGRQDAYYVRFGRLITAIGVAASVGTAFLASSFSNIMSYLQTLFSFFNVPMFVVFIVGMFWKRASMKSGFWGLLAGTTAAMVNYFVLYKQDVIGIPTDQGANFVSAIAGFVAGAVVMVAVSLFTAPKPDEELQGLVYGTVSPGMAEPPAAGDDAWYRRPALLGWGAVILAAACYIPFSF; from the coding sequence ATGCGAACCCCCACACATCTGGCGGCAGAGCTGGCGGCAGAGCTACGGCTCCCCACGAACTGGCTCGACTACACGATCCTCGGCATCTACTTCGCCGTGGTCCTGGGCATCGGCTTCGCCGCCCGGCGCTCGGTGAAGACCAGTCTCGACTTCTTCCTCTCCGGCCGGTCCCTGCCCGCCTGGATCACGGGCCTGGCGTTCATCTCGGCCAACCTGGCCGCCACCGAGATCCTGGGCATGGCCGCGAACAGCGCGCAGTACGGGGCGTACACCGTCCACTGGTACTGGATCGGCGCGATCCCGGCGATGGTGTTCCTGGGCCTGGTGATGATGCCGTTCTACTACGGCAGCAAGGTCCGCTCGGTCCCCGAGTTCCTTCTCCTGCGCTTCGACAAGTGGGCGCACCTGCTGAGCTCGGCCCTGTTCGCCTTCGCCGCGATCCTCATCGCCGGGGTGAACCTGTACGCGCTGGCGATCGTCGTCGAGGCGCTGCTGGGCTGGCCGCAGTGGGTGGCGATCGTGGTGGCGGGCTTCTTCGTCCTGGCGTACATCACGCTGGGCGGCCTGTCCTCGGCGATCTACAACGAGGTGCTCCAGTTCTTCGTGATCCTGGCGGCCCTCATCCCGCTGTCGGTGCTGGGCCTGAAGAAGGTGGGCGGCTGGGGCGGCCTGACCGACAAGCTGACCGCGAGCCACGGCGACAACTTCGTCACCGCGTGGGGCGGCACGGGCATCGGCAGCGCGAACCCGCTGGGCGCGAACTGGCTGACGATCGTGCTGGGGCTCGGGTTCGTCCTGTCCTTCGGCTACTGGACGACGAACTTCGCGGAGGTCCAGCGGGCCCTGTCGGCGAAGAACCTGTCGGCGGCCCAGCGCACGCCGCTGATCGCCGCGTACCCGAAGATCTTCATCGTGTTCCTGGTGATGATCCCGGGCCTGGTGGCGGCGGTCCTGGTCCCGAAGATCGGCACGGCGGACTCCGACCTCCAGTACAACGACGCGATCCCGTACCTCATGCAGGAGCTGCTGCCGAACGGTGTGCTGGGCATCGCGGTGACGGGCCTGCTGGCGGCGTTCATGGCGGGCATGGCGGCGAACGTGTCGTCGTTCAACACGGTGTTCACGAACGACATCTGGGCGAGGTACGTGGTGCGGGGGCGCCAGGACGCGTACTACGTCCGTTTCGGCCGCCTGATCACGGCGATCGGTGTGGCGGCGTCGGTGGGCACGGCGTTCCTGGCCTCGTCCTTCTCGAACATCATGAGCTACCTGCAGACGCTGTTCAGCTTCTTCAACGTGCCGATGTTCGTCGTCTTCATCGTCGGCATGTTCTGGAAGCGGGCGTCGATGAAGTCGGGCTTCTGGGGCCTGCTGGCGGGCACGACGGCGGCGATGGTCAACTACTTCGTCCTCTACAAGCAGGACGTCATCGGCATCCCCACCGACCAGGGCGCGAACTTCGTCTCCGCGATCGCGGGCTTCGTGGCGGGCGCGGTGGTGATGGTGGCGGTGTCGCTGTTCACGGCCCCGAAGCCGGACGAGGAGCTCCAGGGCCTGGTCTACGGCACCGTCTCCCCCGGCATGGCCGAGCCGCCGGCGGCGGGCGACGACGCGTGGTACCGGCGGCCCGCCCTGCTGGGCTGGGGCGCGGTGATCCTGGCGGCGGCCTGCTACATCCCGTTCTCGTTCTGA
- a CDS encoding MarR family winged helix-turn-helix transcriptional regulator: MEDEVDRLVAAWRRERPDLDVEPLEVLSRVSRLARHLDRARRLAFSEHQLEPWEFDVLTALRRAGAPYQLSPGQLLTQTLVTSGTMTNRIDRLTKKGLVERLPDPSDRRGVLVRLTDDGKERGDQALAGLLDQERAILAELSHAQRSELAALLRQLTAPFDNIPG; the protein is encoded by the coding sequence ATGGAGGACGAGGTCGATCGGCTGGTCGCAGCGTGGCGCCGGGAGCGCCCGGACCTCGACGTGGAGCCGCTGGAAGTACTCAGCCGGGTGAGCAGACTGGCCCGGCACCTGGACCGCGCCCGCCGGCTGGCGTTCTCCGAGCACCAGCTGGAGCCCTGGGAGTTCGACGTCCTGACGGCGCTCAGGCGCGCGGGCGCCCCGTACCAGCTCTCGCCGGGGCAGTTGCTGACGCAGACGCTGGTGACGTCGGGCACGATGACGAACCGTATCGACCGGCTCACGAAGAAGGGCCTGGTGGAGCGGCTGCCGGACCCCAGCGACCGGCGCGGTGTGCTCGTCCGCCTCACGGACGACGGCAAGGAGCGCGGCGACCAGGCACTCGCCGGACTGCTCGACCAGGAGCGGGCGATCCTGGCCGAGCTCTCGCACGCCCAGCGCAGCGAGCTGGCCGCCCTGCTACGCCAGCTGACCGCCCCGTTCGACAACATCCCCGGCTAG
- a CDS encoding response regulator transcription factor — MVRIRVLVVDDHRIFAESLAAALAAEPDVDVSAAGSGPAALRSLERAAAEGRRYDVLLVDADLGAALPGIRPAVPVQEVGEDGLVDGISLVAGVRTGQPHVRIVVLAEKDDPRRAALALQAGASGWVAKDCSLSRLLTVIRGVLREETHLPPALLTGVLRELTATRKHRTESERLVESLTPREREVLRCMVAGLGRKAVADRLFLSPHTVRTHMQNVLGKLGVHSTLAAVALARRAGVGPVDLAGDVVERGGQLA; from the coding sequence GTGGTTCGTATCCGAGTTCTGGTCGTCGACGACCACCGTATCTTCGCCGAGTCGCTGGCCGCGGCACTGGCGGCCGAGCCCGACGTCGACGTGTCCGCGGCCGGCAGCGGCCCGGCGGCGTTGCGCAGCCTGGAGCGCGCGGCCGCCGAGGGGCGCCGGTACGACGTGCTGCTCGTCGACGCCGACCTGGGCGCCGCCCTGCCGGGCATACGGCCCGCCGTGCCCGTGCAGGAGGTGGGCGAGGACGGGCTCGTCGACGGGATCTCGCTGGTCGCGGGCGTCCGTACCGGGCAGCCGCACGTCAGGATCGTCGTCCTCGCCGAGAAGGACGACCCGCGTCGCGCGGCCCTCGCGCTCCAGGCCGGCGCGTCCGGCTGGGTGGCGAAGGACTGCTCGCTGTCGCGGCTGCTGACGGTCATCCGCGGAGTGCTGCGCGAGGAGACCCACCTCCCGCCCGCCCTGCTCACGGGTGTCCTGAGGGAGTTGACGGCCACCCGCAAGCACCGCACCGAGAGCGAACGGCTGGTGGAGTCCCTCACGCCGAGGGAGCGGGAAGTGCTGCGCTGCATGGTCGCGGGGCTGGGCCGCAAGGCCGTCGCCGACCGCCTGTTCCTCTCCCCGCACACCGTCCGCACGCACATGCAGAACGTCCTCGGCAAACTGGGCGTCCACTCGACGCTCGCCGCCGTCGCGCTCGCGCGCCGGGCAGGCGTCGGGCCTGTCGACCTAGCCGGGGATGTTGTCGAACGGGGCGGTCAGCTGGCGTAG
- the galE gene encoding UDP-glucose 4-epimerase GalE — protein sequence MSGKYLVTGGAGYVGSVVAQHLLEAGHEVVVLDNLSTGFREGVPAGASFIEGDIREAGKWLDASFDAVLHFAAFSQVGESVVKPEKYWDNNVGGTMALLGAMREAGVRKLVFSSTAATYGEPVSTPITETDPTAPTSPYGASKLAVDHMITGEAAAHGLGAVSLRYFNVAGAYGAQGERHDPESHLIPLVLQVAQGRREAISVFGDDYPTPDGTCVRDYIHVADLAEAHLLAVAAARPGEHLICNLGNGNGFSVREVIETVRQVTGHPIPEVMAPRRGGDPAVLVASAATAREQLGWNPSRADLAGIVADAWEFAQHIASSAREQ from the coding sequence ATGAGCGGGAAGTACCTGGTCACCGGCGGCGCGGGGTACGTCGGCAGCGTGGTCGCCCAGCACCTGCTGGAGGCCGGCCACGAGGTCGTCGTCCTCGACAACCTCTCCACCGGCTTCCGCGAGGGCGTCCCGGCGGGTGCCTCCTTCATCGAGGGCGACATCCGCGAGGCCGGCAAGTGGCTCGACGCCTCCTTCGACGCCGTCCTGCACTTCGCCGCGTTCTCGCAGGTCGGCGAGTCCGTCGTCAAGCCCGAGAAGTACTGGGACAACAACGTCGGCGGCACCATGGCCCTGCTCGGCGCCATGCGCGAGGCGGGCGTGCGCAAGCTCGTCTTCTCCTCCACCGCCGCCACCTACGGCGAGCCCGTCAGCACCCCGATCACCGAGACCGACCCCACCGCACCGACCTCCCCCTACGGCGCCTCCAAGCTCGCCGTCGACCACATGATCACCGGCGAGGCCGCCGCCCACGGGCTCGGTGCCGTCTCCCTCCGGTACTTCAACGTGGCCGGCGCGTACGGCGCGCAGGGCGAGCGACACGACCCCGAGTCGCACCTCATCCCGCTCGTCCTCCAGGTCGCGCAGGGCCGCCGCGAGGCCATCTCCGTCTTCGGCGACGACTACCCGACCCCCGACGGCACCTGCGTCCGCGACTACATCCACGTCGCCGACCTCGCCGAGGCCCACCTCCTCGCCGTCGCCGCCGCGAGGCCCGGCGAGCACCTCATCTGCAACCTCGGCAACGGCAACGGCTTCTCCGTCCGCGAGGTCATCGAGACCGTCCGTCAGGTCACCGGGCACCCGATCCCCGAGGTCATGGCCCCCCGCCGCGGCGGGGACCCGGCCGTCCTGGTCGCCTCGGCGGCCACCGCCCGCGAGCAGCTGGGCTGGAACCCGTCCCGCGCGGATCTCGCGGGTATCGTCGCGGACGCGTGGGAGTTCGCGCAGCACATCGCAAGCAGCGCAAGGGAGCAGTAA
- a CDS encoding SGNH/GDSL hydrolase family protein has product MRKLTSTVVTGLMAFAGMAGMMSTPAQAAGELEYVALGDSYTSGVGAGYYDSASGDCRRSTINYPAQWAAAHSDFTLKDVSCSGATIADVRSNQLSALSAETDLVTLTVGGNDAQFATVAQDCLAKSDSYCRTATDWMSYYAKNQLVTELAGLYKDIKAKAPGAAFVVLGYPQTISSTGTCPVIDLSSAKRTAMNGLADALAEGTKAAAAKEPAFFVDMRDTFKGHGACGSDPWINDLTDASSVFHPNLAGYMAGYAAKLNETTG; this is encoded by the coding sequence ATGCGTAAATTGACGTCCACTGTCGTTACCGGCCTGATGGCGTTCGCCGGAATGGCCGGGATGATGAGCACGCCCGCCCAGGCGGCCGGGGAGCTGGAATACGTGGCTCTGGGGGATTCGTACACGTCCGGGGTCGGTGCCGGGTACTACGACAGCGCCAGCGGCGACTGCAGGCGCAGCACGATCAACTACCCGGCCCAGTGGGCGGCCGCGCACTCGGACTTCACGCTGAAGGACGTCTCCTGCAGTGGGGCGACCATCGCGGACGTGCGCAGCAACCAGCTGTCCGCCCTGAGCGCCGAAACCGACCTGGTCACTCTCACGGTGGGCGGCAACGACGCCCAGTTCGCCACCGTGGCCCAGGACTGCCTCGCCAAGAGCGACAGCTACTGCAGGACGGCCACCGACTGGATGTCGTACTACGCGAAGAACCAGCTGGTGACGGAACTCGCCGGCCTGTACAAGGACATCAAGGCCAAGGCTCCGGGCGCCGCGTTCGTCGTCCTCGGCTACCCGCAGACGATCTCCTCGACCGGGACCTGCCCCGTGATCGACCTGAGCTCCGCCAAGCGCACCGCCATGAACGGGCTGGCCGACGCGCTGGCCGAGGGCACCAAGGCCGCGGCGGCCAAGGAGCCGGCCTTCTTCGTCGACATGCGCGACACGTTCAAGGGCCACGGGGCATGCGGTTCCGACCCGTGGATCAACGACCTGACCGACGCGTCCTCGGTCTTCCACCCCAACCTGGCGGGCTACATGGCGGGCTACGCCGCGAAGCTCAACGAGACCACCGGCTGA
- a CDS encoding VOC family protein has translation MLTAVDHVQLAAPPGTEDLLRPFYVDALGMTEIPKPPALAARGGCWFRAGAVQLHLGIEDAPAGGGKCHFRPSRKAHPGLRVTDIEAYAARLEAHGTRLAWDTGLPGHRRFYAFDPVGNRLEFLEPRV, from the coding sequence GTGCTCACCGCCGTCGACCACGTCCAGCTCGCCGCGCCACCCGGCACCGAAGACCTGTTGCGCCCCTTCTATGTCGACGCCCTCGGCATGACGGAGATCCCCAAGCCGCCCGCGCTCGCGGCGCGCGGCGGCTGCTGGTTCCGGGCGGGCGCGGTGCAGCTGCACCTCGGGATCGAGGACGCCCCCGCCGGAGGCGGAAAATGTCACTTCCGCCCGTCCCGAAAGGCCCACCCCGGGCTGCGGGTCACCGACATCGAGGCCTACGCGGCCCGGCTGGAGGCCCACGGAACGCGCCTGGCCTGGGACACAGGCCTGCCGGGACACCGCCGCTTCTACGCGTTCGACCCGGTGGGCAACCGGCTGGAGTTCCTGGAGCCCCGCGTTTGA
- a CDS encoding TetR/AcrR family transcriptional regulator, with protein MIDGVATDSSSTSSPSSDAKPRRARRTRMTGAERRQQLLEIGRTLFAAKGFEGTSVEEIAAKAGVSKPVVYEHFGGKEGLYAVVVDREMRRLLDMVTSSLTAGHPRELLEQAAFALLDYIEEYTDGFRILVRDSPIPQSTGSFASLISDIATQVEDILGREFKNRGFDPKLAPLYAQALVGMVALTGQWWLDVRRPKKAEVAAHLVNLSWHGLDGLEAKPHLIGRRKA; from the coding sequence ATGATTGACGGTGTGGCGACCGACTCCAGCAGTACCTCCAGTCCCAGCAGTGATGCGAAGCCGCGGCGCGCGCGACGCACCCGTATGACGGGGGCGGAGCGTCGGCAGCAGTTGCTGGAGATCGGTCGCACCCTGTTCGCGGCGAAGGGTTTCGAGGGCACGTCGGTGGAGGAGATCGCGGCGAAGGCCGGGGTGTCCAAGCCGGTGGTGTACGAGCACTTCGGCGGCAAGGAGGGGCTGTACGCGGTGGTCGTGGACCGCGAGATGCGCCGCCTGCTGGACATGGTCACGTCATCGTTGACGGCGGGGCACCCCCGCGAGCTCCTCGAACAGGCGGCGTTCGCGCTCCTCGACTACATCGAGGAGTACACGGACGGTTTCCGCATTCTGGTCCGCGACTCCCCCATCCCGCAGTCCACCGGCTCCTTCGCGTCGCTGATCTCCGACATCGCGACGCAGGTGGAGGACATCCTGGGCCGCGAGTTCAAGAACCGCGGCTTCGATCCGAAACTGGCCCCCCTGTACGCCCAGGCCCTGGTCGGCATGGTCGCGCTGACCGGCCAGTGGTGGCTGGACGTGCGCCGTCCGAAGAAGGCGGAGGTTGCGGCCCACCTGGTGAACCTGTCGTGGCACGGGCTGGACGGGCTGGAGGCCAAGCCGCACCTCATAGGGCGCCGCAAGGCCTGA
- the galK gene encoding galactokinase yields MGAQEVREGFVRLYGAEPEGVWAAPGRVNLIGEHTDYNDGFVMPFALPHIAVAAVSRREDGVLRLHSADLDSGVAELRLDDLTPESDHDWTAYPAGVVWALREAGHPVTGADIHLSSTVPSGAGLSSSAALEVVVALALNDLYELGLQRWQLARLCQRAENVYVGAPTGIMDQTASACCEAGHALFLDTRDLSQKQIPLDLAAEGLRLLVVDTQVTHAHSGGEYGKRRAGCEKGAALLGVAALRDIPYADLDAALARLGDEEEVRRLVRHVVTEDQRVEQVVALLESGGDTRAVGPVLTAGHASLRDDFRVSCPELDLVVDTALAHGALGARMTGGGFGGSAIVLAEASDVETLAKAVEEAFAAADFKAPRVFEAVPAAGARRVS; encoded by the coding sequence GTGGGGGCACAGGAAGTGCGCGAGGGGTTCGTCCGGCTGTACGGCGCCGAGCCCGAGGGCGTCTGGGCGGCGCCCGGCCGCGTCAACCTCATCGGTGAGCACACCGACTACAACGACGGCTTCGTGATGCCCTTCGCGCTGCCGCACATCGCCGTCGCGGCGGTCTCGCGGCGTGAGGACGGCGTCCTGCGGCTGCACTCCGCCGACCTCGACAGCGGGGTCGCCGAGCTCCGCCTGGACGACCTGACGCCCGAGTCCGACCACGACTGGACGGCGTACCCGGCCGGTGTCGTCTGGGCCCTGCGCGAGGCCGGCCACCCGGTCACCGGCGCCGACATCCACCTGTCCTCGACGGTTCCTTCGGGCGCGGGCCTGTCCTCGTCGGCGGCCCTGGAGGTCGTCGTGGCCCTCGCGCTCAACGACCTCTACGAGCTGGGGCTCCAGCGCTGGCAGCTGGCCCGCCTGTGCCAGCGCGCCGAGAACGTCTACGTCGGCGCGCCCACCGGCATCATGGACCAGACGGCGTCCGCGTGCTGCGAGGCCGGCCACGCGCTGTTCCTCGACACCCGCGACCTCTCCCAGAAGCAGATCCCCCTCGACCTGGCCGCCGAGGGACTGCGCCTGCTGGTGGTCGACACGCAGGTCACGCACGCCCACAGCGGCGGCGAGTACGGCAAGCGCCGCGCGGGCTGCGAGAAGGGCGCCGCGCTGCTCGGTGTCGCCGCCCTGCGGGACATTCCCTACGCCGACCTGGACGCGGCCCTGGCCCGTCTCGGCGACGAGGAGGAGGTCCGCCGCCTGGTCCGTCACGTGGTGACCGAGGACCAGCGTGTGGAGCAGGTCGTGGCCCTGCTGGAGTCGGGCGGCGACACCCGCGCCGTCGGCCCGGTCCTGACGGCGGGCCACGCCTCCCTGCGGGACGACTTCCGGGTCTCCTGCCCCGAGCTGGACCTCGTCGTCGACACCGCCCTCGCGCACGGCGCGCTCGGCGCGCGGATGACCGGCGGCGGCTTCGGCGGATCGGCGATCGTCCTGGCCGAGGCGAGCGACGTCGAGACCCTCGCCAAGGCCGTCGAAGAGGCCTTCGCCGCCGCGGACTTCAAGGCGCCGAGAGTGTTCGAGGCGGTGCCCGCGGCAGGGGCGCGGCGGGTGAGCTGA
- the galT gene encoding galactose-1-phosphate uridylyltransferase, translating into MKKTSTRLADGRELIYYDQRDDSVRDAVDKRPLDRTVTTSEVRRDPLLGDSIAVASHRQGRTYHPPADECPLCPSQGDRLSEIPDSSYDVVVFENRFPSLAGDSGRCEVVCFTSDHNASFADLTEEQARLVLDAWTDRTSELSHLPSVEQVFCFENRGAEIGVTLGHPHGQIYAYPFTTPRTALMLRSVAAHKEATGGGNLFDAVLERELADERVVLEGEHWVAFVPYAAHWPYEVHLYPKRRVPDLLGLDEDARTEFPKVYLELLRRFDRIFGEGEPSTPYIAAWHQAPFGALEEFEGVNRDDFGLHLELFTIRRTSGKLKFLAGSESGMNVFINDISPEAAAQRLREVASS; encoded by the coding sequence GTGAAGAAGACCTCGACCCGCTTGGCCGACGGTCGTGAGCTGATCTACTACGACCAGCGGGACGACTCGGTGCGCGACGCGGTGGACAAGCGGCCGCTGGACCGCACGGTCACCACTTCGGAGGTGCGGCGGGACCCGCTGCTCGGCGATTCCATCGCCGTGGCCTCGCACCGGCAGGGGCGTACGTACCACCCGCCGGCCGACGAGTGCCCGCTCTGCCCCTCGCAGGGCGACCGGCTGAGCGAGATCCCGGACTCGTCGTACGACGTCGTCGTCTTCGAGAACCGTTTCCCCTCCCTGGCCGGCGACTCCGGGCGCTGCGAGGTGGTCTGCTTCACCTCCGACCACAACGCGTCCTTCGCCGACCTCACCGAGGAGCAGGCACGGCTCGTCCTCGACGCGTGGACGGACCGGACGTCCGAGCTGTCGCATCTGCCCTCCGTGGAACAGGTGTTCTGCTTCGAGAACCGCGGCGCCGAGATCGGTGTGACTCTGGGCCACCCGCACGGGCAGATCTACGCCTACCCCTTCACCACGCCCCGCACCGCGCTGATGTTGCGTTCGGTCGCCGCGCACAAGGAGGCCACCGGCGGGGGGAACCTCTTCGACGCCGTCCTCGAGCGTGAACTCGCCGACGAGCGGGTCGTCCTGGAGGGTGAGCACTGGGTCGCGTTCGTGCCGTACGCCGCCCACTGGCCGTACGAGGTGCACCTCTACCCCAAGCGCCGGGTTCCCGACCTGCTCGGCCTCGACGAGGACGCGCGCACAGAGTTCCCCAAGGTGTATCTGGAACTGTTGAGGCGCTTCGACCGGATCTTCGGTGAAGGTGAACCGTCCACGCCGTACATCGCCGCCTGGCACCAGGCGCCGTTCGGCGCGCTGGAGGAGTTCGAGGGCGTCAATCGGGACGACTTCGGGCTCCACCTCGAGCTTTTCACCATCCGCCGCACTTCCGGCAAGCTGAAGTTCCTCGCGGGCTCCGAATCCGGCATGAACGTGTTCATCAACGACATCAGCCCGGAGGCCGCGGCACAGCGACTGCGAGAGGTAGCGAGTTCATGA